From Argopecten irradians isolate NY chromosome 3, Ai_NY, whole genome shotgun sequence:
TGTAGGTGCCTTTGTTGTACCTGTAGTTGGTTCAGGTGTCCAATTCATGGTTGTTGTCGGTGGGTGTGTTGTGCCTGTAGTTGGTTCTGGTTTCCAATTCATAGTGGCTGTAGGTGTCTGTGCTGTGCTTGTTTTTGTTTCCGATGTCCAATTGATGATGGTTGTAGATGCCTGTGTTATGCCTGTAGTTGGTTCAGGTGTCCAATTTTCAGTGGTGGTAGGTGCCTGTGTGGTACCTGTAGTTGGTTCAGGTGTCCAAATCTCTGTGGTTATATGTTTCTGTGTTGTGCCTGTGGTTGGTTCAGGTGTCCAATTCATGGTGGTTGTAGGTGcctttgttgtttctgtagttgGTTTAGGTGTCCAATTTTCAGTGGTGGTAGGTTCCTGTTTTGTGCCTGTAGTTGGTTCAGGTGTCCAATTCATGGTGGTTGTATGTGTCTGTGTCGTGCCTGTAGTTGGTTCAGGTGTCCAATTCATGGTGGTTGTAGGTGGCTGTGTTGTGCCTGAAGTTGGTTCATGTGTCCAATTCATGTTGGTTGTAGGTGGCTGTGTTTTTGCTGAAGTTGCTTTTGGTGTCCATTTTATGTTGGTTGTAGGTGGCTGTGTTGTGCCTGTAGTTGGTTCTGGTGTCCAATTCATGGTTGTTGTCGGTGGCTGTGTTGTGCCTGTAGTTGGTTCTGGTGTCCAATTCATAGTGGTTTTATGTGTCTGTGCTGTGCTTGTCTTTGTTTCTGATGTCCAATCGATGATGGTTGTAGATGCCTGTGTTATGTCTGTAGTTGGTTCTTGTGTCCAATTTTCGTTGGTTGTAGGTTCTTGTGTTGTGCTTGTAGTTGGTTCAAATGTCCAATTCATAGTTGTTGTCGGTAGCTGTGTTGTTGCTGTAGTTGCTTCAGGCGTCATATTTATGGTGGTTGTAGGTTCCTGTGTTGTTACTATAGTTGGTGTAGGTGTCCAATTCATGGTGGTTATGAGTGTCTGTGATGTGCCTGTAGTTGGTTCAGGTGTCCAATTCATGGTGGTTATGAGTGTCTGTGATGTGCCTGTAGTTGTTCAGGTGTCCAATTCATGGTGGTTATGAGTGTCTGTGATGTGCCTGTAGTTGGTTCAGGTGTCCAATGCATGGTGGTTGCCGGTGGCTGTGTTGTGCCTGTAGTTGATTCAGGTGTCCAAGTCATGGTGGTTGTAGGTGCTTGTGTTGTTGTTGAAGTTAGTTCTGGTGTCCAATTCATGGTTATTGTAGGTGACTGCGTTGTTGCTGTAGTTGCTTCAGGTGTCCAATTCATAGTGGTTGTAGGTTCCTGTGTTGTTGCTGTAGTTCGTTCAGGTGTCCAATGCATGGTGGTTGTAGGTTCCTGTGTTGTTGCTGTAGTTGGTTCAGGTGTCCAATGCATGGTGGTTGCCGGTGACTGTGTTGTGCCTTTAGTTCGTTCAGGTGTCCAATGCatggtggttgtaggtatttCTGTTGTTACTGTAGTTGGTTCAGGTGTCCAATTTATGATGGTTGTAGGTGTCTGTGTTGTTGTTGGAACCTTTTCAATTAATTCGTCTGTGAATGACAGAAATACAATTTATAGAGATTTTATTGCTTTCATGATATCAACAGCAAATGAGTGAACCTTTTAGATCTGATTTCATCAGAAACTTTTCTATggtttatatttcttcataacACTTGTTCTGTGATTTCATGGATCTGCAAATATGGCAACATCTTAAAGTTTTATAATACAGAGAAatcttgtttacattttgttgaTTCGAAACATTGTTCCTTTATACCATGATTCGTATGTTTAACATTTGCTAATTTTAGTGTTTGACACTTGGAACTATTTTTATTGATTCGTGGTTATATCAACACATTTGAACACCACTGAAAAAGGACTGACGAGtaattaaaatttgcacattcACGATTTACGCTATAATGCCAACTTTCAAAAGTCCATGGCTACGAAAATTTCCTAGCAATATGTTTTGGTTAAAAAATCCACCAAATTAAAATGATTGAAATAGACCGTTAcagtaaagttttttttatatcaaaacaattCAAAGGATACAACGGATTTTACATCAACACCCAACGATATATACTTATGACCCATTAGATGTAGAGCGGTGACTCGTAGGTTTCCGACGATTACTTAATACCTTGGCCAATGTACACTTACCACAATTGATCTCGTCTGAACCGTCACCACAGTCATCGTGTCTGTCACATCTCAGGATCCGAGGGTAACATTCTCCCGTGTCTTCACATCTATAGAATGTGTCTTCGTCACACGGCTCAGTATCTGCAACAAACGGAAACTAAATCACACAGCAAGAACAACATGCACGATTGGAGTCTGCAAAACAAATTGTCCGGGGAGCGCACTTGTCTGTGTATGTTGTATTGCGCATGCTTCAATACGAAATGAGTAGGAAGTGCAAGCCCGAGGCATAACTGCCAATACTGCCTAGCGATTTCTTGGTTTGTTTTGTTGCCGAAAACACAAAACAAGCACACTCCATACTGAAAATGTGCAAATCATTCACCATTCCTCCCATTCCTTTTATGCTGATAGCTAAACGGGAGACGAAATTACCAATTTCATAATTGTGTGTCTAGGATAAAGAATAGAACCATGCGCCTTCGAATTCCTCATAGGGACGAGCGCTCAACCGAAAGACAAAAAAGAGACCGTGTCACGGAAGACTAAAGGAAGGtaggaagaagaagaagatgCACTGTACTTTACAAAATGGCGAAACTATTCTTAAAAAAGGAGAAATGCATGAAGATAATGTGGATATTCCGCCTAAATGTAATACTGGTTTGAAGATTTAAATTACTGACTAACTCTAAAGAAAACactatattaaaaaaacaaggtatttaaagatgctccaccgccgacagagcataaacgatattcatcatttgaacaataattggtgtttaatcatgtatatatatgcctaattaacacaaaatataacataaaataatttatttcgcctttggtgcatgcgcaatcattacttcattccatataggatatagtgcaacggaattttttcgggatgcaattaaatagttttcatatttttaacttgaagtaaaattagaagctaaaacttttcaatggtggtaatggtgtaaagtaagtaatttttgtaactgaagaaaaatactaaatcgtctgctcctgttttggatggtgaaaaaataccatttgtcagcggaggagcatctttaagagaaAACCAAAAGATTTGAAGACGAACTAAAGACGGTACGCACACGATATGCATGCCCCGTTTTAATGACAaagaataaatattaatataatttcaCAATGTACTTCTTCGTGACGTCATCCATTGCGACACATTCATTGACCGCTCTcgataaattgataaaataatcaaacaaacaagtgttATTTAATCAATTTCTGACACAATTGCTTTCTCATCATCTACACATTTCTGTCAAGTGACCAGGTTATCAAGCGTGAACTACCACGGAGCCAAACAAGCATGAACCGTCAGCTGAGCAAAAATATgtcacactatgtacaagtcaaAAGTTTATTTCGTCTAACTGGAATGGAGGAGAGCAGCTGTGCGTTTGGATTTAAATTTCTTAATGGGTGAATACTGTATTACTAGTTCAATGGCATTTAAACGTTTTACAATTTAGAAtacactttgtttcatttcTGTATTGTTACTTTTAAAAAGAGAAGTTCGATTAAGGTAAATCGTAATGACGCGTGGTCTAGTGTTCTTTCCTTCAGTAGTTATGGTATATAAACAGTTTTCTACTTACTGTTACAGTTGGCTTCATCTGAAACGTCATCGCAGTCGATATAGCCATCACAGTGGAAGGAGGATGGAAGGCAATTACCGTTGGTGCAAAGGAAACTGTCTGGGAATTTATCCACACATTCGTctacaaaaaatacaaatatgatttaaaaaaatcaatagttCATGCATTAGGATGGGAACAATGAAGATAAATTATGGCATAAGAAACAATGTCAGAAACATACATTCGATACAATGTTCGCGCTCTCGAATATTTACAATCTCGGATAGGTAAAATAATATTGTACATAAGTAATGAATAGAGTAAGAAAAAGACAAACTTTtccatgtttacatgtatacgATCTATATATAAAGATTCAATATGGTGTCCATAAGTACGCGTTGCATGTAGTTTAATTCTATCTGTCCCCGACAATCATTGTCGTTTTAGAAAGTTATACGTTTGCAGTGACAAAAATTATGCAAAAGACTCACAAGTACAATTCACTTCATCAGAGGAATCCAAGCAGTCTCTGAACCCGTCACAAACGTAATTTTGATGTATACAGTGATCGTTGTCACATTGAAACTGTCCAATACCACAATCTGTCAAGAAACAAATCAACGTTAGCATGTAAGTAAATATACAGGCCATCAAATTCACGCAATTGTAATTGATCAgctgctttcaaaaatcatatttagtAAACAGTATTTATGCTTTATGTCCACAAGGCTACAAAACAATGTCTGCAAGTCGCTAAAGGCATTTATActtataaatgaattatttcattattataccTATTTTAAGATGAATTGAATAAAAACTAACTAACGTAGAtcacatgtttttaaaatggggTTTCAATACTTACTACAATCTAGTTCGTCTGAGCCATCCTGACAGTCAGGCAAGGAATCACATTGGAACTCTGCAGGGATGCAGTATCCGTTAGCGCATGCGTACTGATCATCTTCGCAGCCGGAACAGCTATCTCCGACACAGTGAAATACCCCCTGGGTACACGTGCTATttcaaacaacaaaacaacatttagCATATAAGTAAGACAGCGAGTAGACGAAGCAGCCTTTTTGTGTTGTTCAGAATAACGCAATCATGGAATGCACTTGTAACGAAACAATCACACTTTGTCGAATgttgttaaataaaataaattgaaattattaaagAAATTATAATTCTACGAAATTATTTGAAAGCAACAACGGAATATGACGCATACAAATATGGATAGTAGATGTTTATTTGTTCGCTACACATCACATATCTCTTATTTTATACCGTGCATCTAGACCTTGAAAGCCATGGCTATCGTATCACTCGCCACATATAATCGTGTTTGTTTACTTATTGATCGAAATGCCGAATATACTGACGGAAATATTTAAATCAGTTTCAACCATTACGTTAAAAATGTTTTGAGaaacatgcattttttttttgttaattagaacATGGTAATTTAAGTTATTGTTGTTGATTTTTGAGTTCGTATTCGACCCAAAATTTACTctgtttttctatttttaaaaaaatcaaaattaattattccTACCG
This genomic window contains:
- the LOC138319523 gene encoding integumentary mucin A.1-like; the protein is MECACFVFSATKQTKKSLGNTEPCDEDTFYRCEDTGECYPRILRCDRHDDCGDGSDEINCDELIEKVPTTTQTPTTIINWTPEPTTVTTEIPTTTMHWTPERTKGTTQSPATTMHWTPEPTTATTQEPTTTMHWTPERTTATTQEPTTTMNWTPEATTATTQSPTITMNWTPELTSTTTQAPTTTMTWTPESTTGTTQPPATTMHWTPEPTTGTSQTLITTMNWTPEQLQAHHRHS